In Deinococcus aerius, the following proteins share a genomic window:
- a CDS encoding endonuclease III domain-containing protein: MPRVPSAEAPVRPTPSGRVPRPTPAQEAPPPAHLPELLRRLAETYLPSPPAPRVSPEPLDDLVETILAQQNTSALTRRQFAALKATYPMWEAALADGPDGVEAVLRAAGGGLARIKADYIWNVLHRLEEVQPSGEEGGPLSLRLLRNMNDAEARALLESLPGVGMKTASLLLLFDLARPAIPVENNIHRVAGRLDLIPARWNVLKAERWFDEVLARDWATRYTFHVSAIRHGRQTCLARRPRCEVCVLRDLCPSAGIFLEDGPDTR, translated from the coding sequence GTGCCGCGCGTCCCGTCCGCCGAAGCCCCCGTTCGCCCGACGCCGAGCGGGCGCGTGCCCCGGCCCACCCCCGCGCAGGAGGCCCCGCCACCCGCCCACCTGCCGGAACTCCTGCGGCGCCTCGCGGAGACGTACCTGCCCTCCCCACCCGCGCCCCGCGTCAGCCCCGAGCCGCTCGACGACCTCGTGGAGACGATCCTCGCCCAGCAGAACACCTCGGCCCTGACCCGGCGGCAGTTCGCGGCGCTCAAGGCTACTTATCCCATGTGGGAGGCGGCGCTCGCCGACGGTCCCGACGGGGTGGAGGCGGTGCTGCGCGCGGCGGGGGGCGGCCTGGCACGGATCAAGGCCGATTACATCTGGAACGTGCTGCACCGATTAGAGGAGGTGCAACCCTCCGGGGAGGAGGGCGGTCCCCTCAGCCTGCGCCTCCTGCGGAACATGAACGACGCCGAGGCCCGCGCCCTGCTGGAGTCGCTGCCCGGCGTGGGAATGAAAACGGCCAGTCTCCTCCTGCTGTTCGACCTGGCCCGCCCGGCGATCCCCGTCGAGAACAACATTCACCGCGTCGCCGGGCGGCTCGACCTGATTCCCGCCCGCTGGAACGTCCTCAAGGCCGAGCGCTGGTTCGACGAGGTGCTGGCGCGCGACTGGGCCACCCGCTACACCTTCCACGTCTCGGCCATCCGGCACGGGCGCCAGACCTGCCTCGCCCGGCGCCCCCGCTGCGAGGTCTGCGTGCTGCGCGACCTCTGCCCCTCGGCGGGCATTTTTCTGGAGGACGGGCCGGACACACGTTGA
- a CDS encoding TerC family protein, producing the protein MIETLFGWVTQPEAWLAFGTLLLLEVVLGIDNVIFISILAGKLPPDQQQRARTLGLLAAMLMRLALLFSITWIYRLQNDLFEVFGKGFSGRDLILILGGLFLLYKAVKEMHEQLEGPGAHETSVVRQGAANFAAIIGQIMLLDIVFSLDSVITAVGMADDIGVMVAAVVVTVAIMLVAARPIGDFVQAHPTVKMLALAFLLLIGVNLIADGFGFKIPKGYTYFAMGFAIMVELLNLRARRGKPVHLHETQRHPDVS; encoded by the coding sequence GTGATCGAAACCCTGTTCGGCTGGGTCACCCAGCCTGAAGCCTGGCTCGCCTTCGGCACGCTGCTGCTGCTGGAAGTCGTGCTGGGCATTGACAACGTCATCTTCATCAGCATCCTGGCGGGCAAGCTGCCGCCCGACCAGCAGCAGCGCGCCCGGACCCTGGGGCTGCTCGCCGCCATGCTGATGCGGCTCGCCCTGCTCTTCTCGATTACCTGGATCTACCGGCTGCAAAACGACCTGTTCGAGGTGTTCGGCAAGGGCTTTTCGGGCCGCGACCTGATCCTGATCCTCGGCGGCCTCTTCCTGCTGTACAAGGCCGTCAAGGAGATGCACGAACAACTGGAGGGGCCGGGCGCCCACGAGACGAGCGTGGTGCGGCAGGGCGCGGCGAACTTCGCGGCGATCATCGGGCAGATCATGCTGCTGGACATCGTGTTCAGCCTGGACTCGGTGATCACGGCGGTCGGTATGGCCGACGACATCGGCGTGATGGTGGCCGCCGTGGTCGTGACCGTCGCCATCATGCTCGTCGCGGCGCGGCCCATCGGGGACTTCGTGCAGGCGCACCCGACGGTGAAGATGCTGGCGCTCGCGTTCCTGCTGCTGATCGGCGTGAACCTGATCGCCGACGGCTTCGGCTTCAAGATCCCCAAGGGCTACACCTACTTCGCCATGGGCTTTGCCATCATGGTCGAGCTGCTCAACCTGCGCGCCCGCCGGGGCAAGCCGGTCCACCTGCACGAGACGCAGCGCCATCCCGACGTGAGCTGA
- a CDS encoding TetR/AcrR family transcriptional regulator — MTVPPSLPVSPTPDTTRARILTEAARLFVASGYHGVSMREVAAAVGVTKPALYHHYEDKEALFLAMLEGTLAGLARLVSHAQAQSGVRAQLETLVGDLLASAPEQRLGLQLAGELRHVSPERRAAFENEYRQVWMGGLTRLIESAAARGELRGDLSPAVLTRALLALLYPLVMGAPPADPQGTARALLSVYLDGATARQTRP, encoded by the coding sequence GTGACTGTTCCGCCCTCCCTGCCCGTCTCTCCCACGCCCGACACGACCCGCGCCCGCATCCTGACCGAGGCGGCGCGGCTCTTCGTGGCGAGTGGCTATCACGGGGTCTCCATGCGCGAGGTGGCGGCGGCGGTAGGCGTGACCAAACCGGCGCTATACCACCACTACGAGGACAAGGAGGCCCTCTTCCTGGCGATGCTGGAGGGCACGCTGGCGGGGCTCGCGCGGCTGGTCTCGCACGCGCAGGCGCAGAGCGGGGTGCGGGCACAACTGGAGACGCTGGTGGGCGACCTGCTGGCGAGCGCCCCCGAGCAGCGGCTGGGCCTGCAACTGGCGGGCGAATTGCGCCACGTCTCGCCCGAGCGCCGCGCCGCCTTCGAGAACGAGTACCGGCAGGTCTGGATGGGTGGGCTGACCCGGTTGATTGAGAGCGCGGCGGCGCGGGGCGAGTTGCGCGGCGACCTCTCCCCGGCGGTGCTGACGCGGGCGCTGCTGGCCCTGCTCTACCCCTTGGTGATGGGGGCGCCGCCCGCCGATCCCCAGGGCACGGCGCGGGCGCTGCTGAGCGTGTACCTGGACGGCGCGACCGCCCGGCAAACGCGGCCGTAA